The sequence AACATGCGTAAATTCATAGCAATGTTTACTGTAGTATCTCTGCTTATCGTCTTCGGCTGCGGAGACGATTCAACAGGCCCGAGCGGGAATACGGATTATCTACCCATGGCGGTCGGCAATCAGTGGAATTATTCGATGAGCGGATATATCAGCTTAGCTGGTGCTGATACGACTATCATCAGCGGATCTTGCATTTCAAAAGTCCTTGAAGTTACCACCCACCAGGGGGGCTTCCAGCTCTATGCAATCCAGGACAGCACAACTACGATATTACCGGACACAACACTCACACATACCGATACATTCTATGCGCATAAGGCTGATACCGAGTGGAGATTTTACGACGACACGATATCAACCGATTATGAGATCTTCATGAAACTGCCGGTTTCTCTTGGTGACGGCTGGATACCCGATACCGATGAACCGACTATCATGCGAACAGTTCTTTCCGTTTCGGATACTGTCACCGTGCCGGCCGGAACCTATACCGACTGCGCCAACCTCAGAGATTCCGATTCACAGGAGCCGGATTTCTACTTCGATCTGCTATTCTCCAGGGGAACCGGTGTTGTCAGATATATCGTTAATAATGCCGATTCGAACGGAACCGTTTACATGTCTTACGACCTGACCAGCTCGATCATCAATTGATCTTAAAGGGGGCGGCAATCGCCGCCCCCTATCGCCAGTTTTCAACGCATTACAATGAATTTTCCTGAATTCGCGTCGTCGCCTTCGATCAGATACAGATATATTCCGCTCAATACATTGTCCACATTCCAGTAATATTCATCACCGGCGATTTCACCTGAACTGTGCCTTAATCTCCCTGTGGTATCGTATACTCTTATCGAAGTCCCGGTCTCTAATCTGCTGAATACGATACTGCTTCCCGATCTGTATACAATCGGCGTGAATGGACTGCCTGAAAGGTTTGAA is a genomic window of Candidatus Aegiribacteria sp. containing:
- a CDS encoding T9SS type A sorting domain-containing protein — protein: INSGGLVTGDFPGFADFGTEDFHLAEASPCINAGTSLHTDVLPDHDVLFQYVRHCQHEARPYDGIFDIGAFEYQNTGIGNDSNLSGSPFTPIVYRSGSSIVFSRLETGTSIRVYDTTGRLRHSSGEIAGDEYYWNVDNVLSGIYLYLIEGDDANSGKFIVMR